CGTGCTCTCCCTGGGCTCCGACCGCGCCTCCCCGCTCTATTTCGTGGCCCATCAGGGCGTGATGGAGTTCAACCGCTCCAAGGAGGCCGGCAACAGCAGCGAGATCGTGGTGGACAACGTGCGCCGCTCCCTGCGCCAGGGCGTGGCCAGCGAGATGGCCCGCCTGGAGCGCTCCCTTTCCCTGCTGGCCACCACCGCCAACACGGCCCCCTTCATCGGCCTGTTCGGCACGGTGTGGGGCATCATGCACTCCTTCCACTCCATCGGCCTGCTCAAGTCCGCCTCCCTGGCCACGGTGGCCCCCGGCATCTCCGAAGCCCTGGTGGCCACGGCCATCGGCCTGGGCGTGGCCGTGCCCGCCACCATCGGGTTCAACATCTTCATGGGCAAGCTCTCGCAGGTGGACACCCTGCTGGTGAACTTTGCCGGCGTGTTCCTCAACCGCGTGCAGCGCGAACTCAATGCCCACCGCCCCGTGCAGCGCACGGGCGCCACGGAGATGTAAGATGGGCGCCAGCGTGGGCGGCAACAACCGCTTTGTCTCCGAGATCAACGTGACGCCCTTCGTGGACGTCATGCTGGTGCTGCTGATCATCTTCATGGTGGCCACTCCCATGATGAGCCAGGGGCTGGAAGTGGACCTGCCCCAGACCAAACAGGTGGAAGTGCTGCCGACCGAAAACGACAACATGATGCTGACCGTCCGCCACGACGGCAAGATCTTCCTGGACGAATACGAGGTCCAGACCCTGGACGACCTGGAAGGCTAC
This is a stretch of genomic DNA from Desulfovibrio piger. It encodes these proteins:
- a CDS encoding MotA/TolQ/ExbB proton channel family protein, which gives rise to MEFSFFSMISQASLVAKIVLCILVLMSVGSWGMMIQKTLALNAAYRKALQGTDLFEKAPSLREAVLSLGSDRASPLYFVAHQGVMEFNRSKEAGNSSEIVVDNVRRSLRQGVASEMARLERSLSLLATTANTAPFIGLFGTVWGIMHSFHSIGLLKSASLATVAPGISEALVATAIGLGVAVPATIGFNIFMGKLSQVDTLLVNFAGVFLNRVQRELNAHRPVQRTGATEM
- a CDS encoding ExbD/TolR family protein; this translates as MGASVGGNNRFVSEINVTPFVDVMLVLLIIFMVATPMMSQGLEVDLPQTKQVEVLPTENDNMMLTVRHDGKIFLDEYEVQTLDDLEGYLQTLVKEKNKTLFLRADKEVPYGVVVDVMGRIKAVGIEKLGVVADSSESLSPAAAAAAAKGGK